From the genome of Rattus rattus isolate New Zealand chromosome 6, Rrattus_CSIRO_v1, whole genome shotgun sequence:
AGACAGTTGTATGGCCATATGTAAAGTAGCAATCACAATAGCGGAAAGCTGGCATAACCCGAGTGCCCATCAATGGGTAAATGGGTAAATAAGAAGGTACAGACAGTAGGATGTTACTGGGCTGGGGGTACTCTGCGCAGAGCATTAGTACTCACAGatcctgggctcaatccccacCACTGAacaaggaaaaccaaaacaaacaaaatctagcACATGCTACATACAACACAGGTGAACCTTGACCACACAAGTTGAATGATATAAACTAATCATGGAAGCCTGAAAGCTATGATTCTAACTGTAAAAGTAATCTGTACTTCTTTACTCTTGTGTAACTTTTCTGAAACCTCCCaggttttaaatattcaaaagccTTAACACATTTGGTAACTTTTCATCCACCCCACAGTTGCATCTGAAGAGATTTTGCCTTACGACTCTCTCCACCTttcctggtcttcctgtctccaaaCACTTCCTAAGAGTGTTCCTCCACTTGACTGAGGGTGGTagcgcatacctttaatcccagtatttgagaggccaaagctgaagcaggaggatctctgagttcaagaccagcctggtctgtaaagtgagttccaggacagccatggctacacagagaaacttcttttcagttaaaaaaaaaaaaaagccaaaaacaaacaaacaaacaaacaaaaaacccactttCTCCACCTTCCATACTACCCTAGGTTTGCTTTcaactcaattttattttaaaagccttCTCTGGGCACCCCAGCTGTTCTTAACTGCCTTTTCTTTGTCCAATTGTTAACAAAGAGTATCTAGTCCCCCGTAGAATGGTGCCACGATCTGCCggaaatacacttttttttttcttgttctgaatCACAATCAGTCCAACTCTTCCTTCTACTGAGACCCGTGAACTCACAGGGCAAGGACTACATGTATTTCACATTTACCTTCCAAACACTTCACAGTGTTTGGGTAACTCCTAGGCAGATGGCCTGGGTTGTCAGCTGAACAGGCTAGAGTAAGCAAGCTGGAAAGCAGGTTCCTCCATAGGTTtctgcttcaggttcctgcctgagGTTCCTACCATGGCTTCTCTTAATGAAGGGCTATAACCTGTAAGCTAAAAAGACAAACACCCTGCCTCAGATGCTTTCCTTCATGGTTGTTACCACAGCACAGAAAGCAAACCGGGACAAGAAGCGTTGCCCAGAACTTTTTGGAAATTATGGAAATTTATATGGCTATCCAGTATAGTAGAAAACACAGCCGCAGGTGGGAATCAGATGTCTGAAAGCAGCAAGCGTAACTGAGGAACACTTCAGAGTATCCTCTCCATTGGAGTGGAGAgagctgagcagttaagagcagctgTTGCTCtagtagaggacccaagtttggcaGTCATGTCTGGTGACTCgtgtgcatatacccacacagaagcatacacatCCATATaatttgaagacagggtttctctgtgtagctctggctgtcctggactctgtAGACTTGGCTAGCTTCAAATTCGATCTGTCTGCCTCCACCACCCAAgaaactgggattaaagatgtgtcacCACACACACCTAAATCAAAATGAGTCTAAGGGCTTGAGAGTTGAcctagaggttaagagcatgggctcaattcccaacaTGGAGGTCCACAACTTCCTTTGGCTCCAGTTCTGGAGGACACATGCTTTCCTCTTAGGTATACAtatgatataaaaaataaaaataaacctttaaatcttttaaataatttttaaaaacctttcaaTAGCTAGAGGCTATCACACTGGTGCTGCCCTAGAACAAACTCATACAGTCTTCTGACTTGTTTCAGATgttattaatttttcttgtcaCAAAAGACATGAATTAGAAATTATCcgaacttggggctggagagatggctcagcagttaagagctctgactgctcttccaaaggttctgagtttaattcccagcgaccacccagtggctcacaaccatctgtaatggaattcaatgccctcttctggtgtgtctgacggtgtactcacatacataaaacaaataaataaatttgaataaaaagaaattatctgAACTCAACAGAGCTAAGTACTTATATCCcaaaccttttactctgagaaaccatcaaaatcaaaatcactcTGGAAAATTCTAGAATGTGGGCTTCCTCTGTAGCCTCTTGTGTGTTACTCCCATCCTAATGTACCAAGTCACTCTCTAGGTAAAGGTTCAAAACAAAGGAGAGCATCCTACCGTCTTCACAATGTAGTGGACCATAGCATGTAAGTGTCGTGTGGAAGTCCCACTACCAATTACAAAGTAGTCTGTGTATCTCATTTCTGGAGGAACCTTGATCACACAAATGTCTCTTGCATTTTCTTGCCTCAGAAGTGAAACCAGCATATCGATGTCAAACTTGGCACCAATGTGATCTGAAATGCAGAAATGCTTGTGTCAGATGTTGGAGGGAAATACAGACCTGCATTAGTCTATGGAACCGGACTGACACAACTGCTCCTCTAAGAGTGGATTTATATCCAAAATGCTTTGGTGAATACCAGGAGGATCCCAGGTTCAATGCTAGGCTGAAATCTCAGGAAAGCAATGTctacagattttgtttttaaaagactgaagGTGTGCTCCTCCACTCAAAacaagaccaaccaaccaaccaaccaaccaaccaaccaaccaaccaaccaaaaatcaGCTCAAAACTGAACCTGGACCACAGTTTCTTAAAGTACTACTCGGCTTTTCTAGGCAGGATGCTCAGATTACAGACACTGAATACTGCTATTACCAAATGGAAACAGTAGCAAATGGCTTTCTACTCACTAGTTGCTGACATGAACAATATACGACAAATGCAGAGATGCTACACAACGACCAGCGGCATGATTTGGAGGAAAGTACAATATCCAAGGGGGTTGGGCACTTTAAATTGAATCACGGCCTAAAAAGGTTACTGAACTATTAATAGGGAAGTAGGCGGGTTCTCAGACAGTACCTAGTTCACAGCCTTCAACGGATATGAAGAAACGTGGCTGCTACGACTAGTGCTACTATCAGTCCATCTGCTACGACCCTGTGTAGAAGATGAGGCGGGATGAGGACCCTGGGTTATGATGCCACAGGCCGGATGTGGCCAGCGATATGACTGGGATTTTGAAGACAAGTCACCTGGCCTCCCGGTCTCTTAGCTATGCAAAGGAAAGTTGGTGCCAACCACCTCACAAAACCCTTCCAGCTCTGCGTCTGCACGAAAGGCTATTGCTCAGGCCCCTGAAGCGCACAGGGATGCCCAGGGCAGCATGGGTCAGCCCAACCACCAGCTGTCTGCCGGCGTACCTGCGGCTCCCGGCTGCAGGCGAGCATCGCCTTCGGTTCGCTCCTCAGGCTGAGGCCCATGGTGCAGGCCGCGCGGGCTCGGGGTCGGGGTCGGGGTCAGGCAGGTCGCGGGAagccatctctctgcctgtctcgGAAGCCAGGGAACCGAAGACACCTCGGGGCTCGCTCTCTGGGAGAACACCCTGCGCCACAACAGCGGCCACACACGCCGCGCAGGCGACCAGCCCGGACCCATAGCTGTCCCCGTGACTTCTCTTGGGGGCGGGGCTTCCGAGCGGCTCCGGGATTCTACGTCACGAAATGGACAGGGGTTGTAACCGGAAGTGGAGATTTAGGCGGCTTGGCTGGGGAATAGTTTATTAAGGAATGACAAGGATGGTGTTGATCGTGCTAGCTTACGCTTTTATTtcccgcacttgggaggcagaaggatctctgaattcgaggccagcctagtctacagagtgagctccaggacagtcagggctacacataAAAATCttgtctctctttaaaaaaaaaaaaaggaaggaaggaagaaaaaaagttagCTCAAATAATCTTTATGGGGCTGATGGTtctacagttaagagcactgtctgctcttccagaggtcctgagaatTGATTCCCATCAAtgacaaggtggctcacaaccatctgtaatgtgatctgatgccctcttctgtcttgtaggtatgcataaataaaaaacatcttaAAAGGAATTAAAGGGTTTctacctctctctcctttctcctttccttttctccctcctccttctctcccactttctccagcccctttaaaCCCTCTCCTctatctttttcttctcccccaaaTATGCAGAAATTAGGCCCTGTTGGAtaagaattaaatatttttagccATCTCCcactgtcaaaaaacaaacaaacaaaaacaaacaaacaaaccctaaatTCAAGAATTAGAAGGCTGAGTGGTCAAGAGCACAGACCACACTCTTCCGGGGGATCTAGATTTAatttccagcacacacatggcaccttacaaccatctgtaactctatttCAGTGGCATTAAATACCTTCTTCAGATAAACACCTgaacaaataaaactgaaaacacaaaacaaaaatgactcatacaaaaaagaaatgtttgaacTGAGGCATCAGGTATGGTTTATTGCTTCCAGCAGAAGATATGGGTCATTAAATAAACCCTCAGTGCTGGGTTTGGGATACTATCCTCCCTACATTATTGGTCAGGGTGGCCATATACCCACCTAAAGTCAACCTAGGCTATTGGGGGGGGGTTGTCTACCACAACTAGATGGTACCgccatattgctgaagacaacactccTTGTTTTCAAGCTGGAACTAATCTAAAAACTTCTTCCCCACTGGCCAGCTTTCATCGAGTTAGGAGGTGGCATGCAGGTCACTGGGGGGAGAAAAGTCATCAGCGGACTTACCCTCAAGATATAATCCCAAACTGCCAGGGTAGATGTGCCCACCGATTTAATAGTGGCAAGAGTTATGGGGTtagccaaccactttctgattagatttgagCTCTGCCTCACAGGAGGGAATCCATGCTTAAACAAAAACATCACTGGAGAGGTCGTAGGCCCTGGGGAAACCTGTTC
Proteins encoded in this window:
- the Malsu1 gene encoding mitochondrial assembly of ribosomal large subunit protein 1, with amino-acid sequence MGPGWSPARRVWPLLWRRVFSQRASPEVSSVPWLPRQAERWLPATCLTPTPTPSPRGLHHGPQPEERTEGDARLQPGAADHIGAKFDIDMLVSLLRQENARDICVIKVPPEMRYTDYFVIGSGTSTRHLHAMVHYIVKTYKHLKCRSDPHVKIEGKDTDDWLCVDFGSMVIHLMLPETRETYELEKLWTLRSFDDQLAQITAETLPEDFILGLEDDTSSLTPMEFKCK